A section of the Jaculus jaculus isolate mJacJac1 chromosome 6, mJacJac1.mat.Y.cur, whole genome shotgun sequence genome encodes:
- the Gm2a gene encoding ganglioside GM2 activator has translation MHALARAPLLLLLACLLVGLATPARIISRKQPSWLGSFSWDNCDEGKDPAVVKSLTLEPDPIVIPGNVTVSAEGKTSVPLTSPQKVELTVEREVAGFWVKIPCVEQLGSCTYEDICELLYTYIPPGEPCPEPLHTYGLPCHCPFKEGTYSLPTSNFTVPDLDLPSWLSTGNYRIQSTLSSGGKRLACVKVAASLKGR, from the exons ATGCACGCCCTGGCGCGGGCTCCACTCCTGCTCCTGCTGGCCTGCCTTCTGGTGGGCCTGGCGACCCCGGCGCGCATCATCAGCCGGAAGCAA CCTTCCTGGCTTGGCAGCTTCTCCTGGGATAACTGTGATGAGGGGAAGGACCCTGCGGTGGTCAAAAGCCTGACACTGGAGCCTGACCCAATCGTCATCCCCGGGAATGTGACTGTCAGCGCCGAGGGCAAGACAAGTGTCCCCCTCACTTCTCCTCAGAAG GTGGAGCTAACGGTGGAGCGGGAAGTGGCTGGCTTTTGGGTCAAGATCCCTTGCGTGGAGCAGCTTGGCAGCTGCACCTACGAAGACATCTGTGAACTGCTCTACACCTACATTCCCCCCGGGGAGCCCTGCCCAGAGCCCCTGCATACCTATGGGCTTCCTTGCCACTGTCCCTTCAAGGAA GGCACCTACTCATTGCCCACGAgtaacttcacagtgcctgacctgGACCTGCCAAGCTGGCTGAGCACCGGGAACTACCGCATCCAGAGCACCCTGAGCAGTGGCGGGAAGCGCCTGGCCTGTGTCAAAGTCGCTGCGTCTCTCAAGGGCAGATGA